From a single Pseudophryne corroboree isolate aPseCor3 chromosome 6, aPseCor3.hap2, whole genome shotgun sequence genomic region:
- the LOC134933715 gene encoding tripartite motif-containing protein 14-like isoform X2, whose amino-acid sequence MASQYDIKKVLDQEEIGIFCTYCIHSPVPAAKSCLLCEASLCDNHLRVHSKSAEHVLCDPTTALGNRKCSVHKKVLEYYCTEDTACICVSCRLDGEHQGHHVEMLDEASEKKKKKLRHVLQKLTTKRAETEKRVQSLQERRREEQEKASGVTETVIALFRDIRRQLEVLEKRVLNEISRQEQRVSLSVSDLIQQLEIKKDEVSGKMRHIEELCSMSDPVTVLQEPDTGDLCDIEDTERHDNQVHGAGDLDVGLISGSLHTLSDIITGINTGIYVPQSSNLLLDVTTASNNILISGDRKTASCTDINQNRPESSERFEDDQVISTRRFSSGRHYWEVDVRKSGDWRVGMCYPSIERSGDYSHIGFNNKSWCLCRWRYNNQYSVVHDSMWIRVPDNIPCDRVRVYLDYEAGQLSFYSLCDPITHLHTYTAALTEPLYAALWVGDGCITISGGVRSWEKLP is encoded by the coding sequence ATGGCATCTCAGTATGATATTAAAAAAGTGCTGGATCAGGAGGAGATTGggatcttctgcacttactgtattcactctcctgtacctgctgccaaatcctgtctgctgtgtgaggcttctctgtgtgataatcacctgagagtacacagcaagtcagcagaacacgtcttatgtgatcccaccactgccctggggaacaggaaatgctccgtccataagaaggtcctggagtattactgcactgaggacactgcctgtATCTGTGTGTCCTGTAGGCTGGATGGAGAACATCAAGGACACCATGTGGAGATGCTGGATGAGGCCtctgagaagaagaagaagaaactgAGACATGTTCTGCAGAAGCTGACCACAAAGAGAGCGGAGACTGAGAAAAGAGTCCAGAGTCTGCAGGAGCGCAGGAGAGAAGAACAGGAAAAAGCATCAGGTGTAACAGAGACAGTCATTGCCCTGTTTAGAGACATCAGAAGACAGCTGGAAGTCCTGGAGAAGAGAGTCCTGAATGAGATCTCCAGGCAGGAGCAGCGCGTTTCACTCTCAGTCTCtgatctgatccagcagctggaaataaagaaggacgaggtgtccgggaagatgcgtcacattgaggagctgtgtagcatgtctgatccagtgactgtcttacaggaaccagacacaggggacTTGTGTGATATTGAGGACACAGAGAGACATGATAACCAGGTCCATGGTGcaggagatctggatgtgggtctcatctcagggtcattacacacattatctgatataataacaggtataaatacagggatctatgtgccgCAATCTTCAAAcctattactggatgtaaccacagctagTAATAATATACTGATATCAGGTGACAGGAAAACTGCATCCTGCACAGATATAAACCAGAATCGCCCAGAATCATCAGAGAGATTTGAGGATGATCAGGTAATAAGCACCAGGAGATTTtcctcagggcgacattactgggaAGTGGATGTCCGTAAATCCGGGGATTGGAGGGTGGGGATGTGTTATCCCAGTATAGAGAGGAGCGGAGATTATTCTCACATTGGATTTAATAACAAGTCCTGGTGTTTGTGTAGGTGGAGGTATAATAATCAGTACTCAGTGGTACATGACAGTATGTGGATCCGGGTACCTGAcaatattccctgtgacagagtgaggGTATATCTGGATTATGAGGCAGGACAGCTGTCCTTTTATTCTCTGTGTGACCCCATCACACACTTACACACCTACACTGCCGCCCTCACTGAGCCCCTCTATGCTGCATTATGGGTGGGGGACGGGTGTATAACCATATCTGGGGGAGTCAGGAGCTGGGAAAAATTACCATAG